The Halomonas sp. KG2 genome contains a region encoding:
- a CDS encoding methyl-accepting chemotaxis protein, producing the protein MRVTPLLRQMMSNMTVRLSWGLVLATFSMLVVVACAIGLYALHHGAAIVQASSDLQAQQAAFSEFATRIRWVLIGVVIMTGITVAVVVWGVTVNVLRPLDRLVGYFEKMAQGDLSQQITSPGNNEIGRLYTAMAHMQSSLSETVGVVRQSGASIFERSQHIASGNNDLSSRTEQQASSLEETASSMEQLASTVGHNADNALQASQLANEVTLTARRSGEEVANIVETMQDISASSHQVADIITVIDNIAFQTNILALNASVEAARAGEHGKGFAVVAQEVRSLASRSANAAKEIRTLIDASLGKVDAGTQRVNHAGKTMQDLVAAVQRVNDIMDEIAAASEEQSNGIGQVNQAVAQMDQVVQQNAQLVQQAARSANELESEAARLREAVERFHVTPALVEGKYAVRPRALQPVPAAQTPAAKKTPARNTAVDEWVAF; encoded by the coding sequence ATGCGTGTGACACCGCTACTGCGTCAAATGATGAGCAATATGACCGTGCGTCTCAGTTGGGGGCTGGTGTTAGCCACTTTTTCAATGTTGGTGGTGGTGGCCTGCGCTATAGGTCTTTATGCGCTCCACCACGGTGCCGCTATTGTGCAGGCATCGAGTGACTTGCAGGCGCAGCAAGCGGCGTTCAGTGAGTTTGCGACACGCATTCGCTGGGTGCTGATTGGCGTGGTCATCATGACCGGTATAACGGTCGCGGTAGTGGTGTGGGGGGTGACCGTTAATGTGTTGCGTCCCTTGGATCGTCTGGTCGGTTACTTTGAGAAAATGGCCCAGGGCGATCTAAGTCAGCAAATAACCTCGCCTGGCAATAATGAAATTGGCAGGTTGTACACTGCAATGGCGCACATGCAGTCTTCACTGTCTGAAACGGTTGGCGTGGTACGCCAAAGCGGCGCGTCAATTTTTGAGCGTTCTCAGCATATCGCCAGTGGCAATAACGACCTCTCCTCACGTACCGAACAGCAGGCCTCTTCGCTAGAAGAGACGGCCTCGAGCATGGAGCAGTTGGCCTCTACCGTTGGGCACAATGCAGACAATGCATTGCAAGCCAGTCAGCTCGCCAATGAGGTAACGCTAACCGCCAGACGCAGCGGCGAAGAAGTTGCCAATATTGTTGAAACCATGCAAGACATTAGCGCCAGCTCCCACCAGGTTGCCGACATTATTACGGTGATCGATAACATTGCCTTTCAAACCAATATTCTCGCCTTAAATGCCTCGGTAGAAGCCGCCCGTGCGGGTGAACATGGCAAAGGGTTTGCCGTTGTCGCGCAGGAAGTTCGCAGTCTCGCTAGCCGCAGCGCTAATGCTGCCAAAGAAATTCGCACGCTGATCGATGCATCGCTTGGCAAAGTGGACGCGGGCACCCAACGGGTGAATCACGCGGGAAAAACTATGCAGGATCTTGTCGCTGCGGTGCAGCGGGTCAACGATATTATGGATGAGATTGCGGCTGCCTCCGAAGAGCAAAGCAACGGTATTGGGCAAGTGAATCAAGCGGTTGCCCAAATGGATCAGGTTGTTCAGCAAAATGCCCAGCTGGTTCAACAGGCAGCACGCAGCGCCAACGAATTAGAAAGCGAAGCGGCACGCCTTAGAGAAGCGGTTGAGCGCTTCCATGTGACGCCTGCCCTGGTAGAGGGGAAGTATGCCGTGCGGCCCCGCGCTCTTCAGCCAGTACCTGCCGCCCAAACCCCGGCGGCCAAAAAAACACCTGCTCGCAACACGGCAGTCGATGAGTGGGTAGCGTTTTAG
- a CDS encoding methyl-accepting chemotaxis protein, with protein MRNNQPVTQREIELQSDDFLVSRTDLKGRITYANPAFIEISGFQHEELIGAPHNLIRHPDMPPAAFENLWQTVKSGETWRGLVKNRCKNGDHYWVSASVTPIIEDDQVVGYASVRVQATREAIAQAEQAYAEIREGRNKQLYLDKGRLRKKGLAQRLKRIRLDTLRAKLVGMIVVAGALLLVSGGLGLYGLNVAGERLATLNNDGLQDVIRLQQIDQIIAQTRQAMIEPERMELIQQRFEMGDMIANSAATIESAWQQYYSRDVNTTALASSFNAQLQTFLDNGMFQAETVLQAEDTYQVFTGLDAVISVMNNEGRELSTMVNQLIAEKQVAAEVMAADAEQGQTRMLSAQAAVLGVGVLALILLGMLTLRSIVRPLKSASRFTLQIAGGNLAAKVPPHQRDEVGMLMESLNTMRKSLSSIISDVKGGINVVTPAARDIASGNEALSSRTEQQAASLQQTASSMEEMTTTVRQNSDNAQEARRLADNNAKQVTQTGELMSQLVENMQRITQSSQKMTDIINVIDSIAFQTNILALNASVEAARAGEHGRGFAVVAEEVRKLAGRSASASQEIRVLIDGSNQEVNVGAGLVKRAEVAISEVADAARNVTQIMHDISSASAEQSHGIAEVNQAVAEMDQATQQNAVRVQETARAAVALEQQAGLLALSVEAFRLNHQSSPTTALSTAATASRPPTLLPDRPTKPPSSPTTRQLAAVEEWEEF; from the coding sequence ATGCGTAATAACCAGCCAGTCACTCAGCGTGAAATTGAACTACAGAGTGATGATTTCCTCGTTTCGCGTACGGATCTTAAAGGGCGCATTACCTATGCAAACCCGGCGTTTATCGAGATAAGTGGTTTTCAGCACGAAGAGCTGATAGGCGCGCCCCATAACTTGATTCGGCACCCGGATATGCCGCCAGCGGCGTTTGAAAACCTGTGGCAGACCGTGAAAAGCGGTGAAACATGGCGAGGGCTGGTTAAAAACCGCTGTAAGAATGGCGACCACTACTGGGTTAGTGCCAGCGTAACGCCGATTATTGAAGACGACCAGGTCGTTGGCTATGCCTCTGTCAGGGTGCAGGCAACCCGAGAGGCGATTGCCCAAGCGGAGCAGGCCTACGCTGAAATACGTGAAGGTCGTAACAAACAGCTCTATTTAGACAAGGGGCGGTTGCGTAAGAAAGGTCTGGCCCAACGCTTAAAACGGATCCGACTGGATACTCTGCGCGCTAAATTGGTTGGCATGATTGTCGTCGCTGGTGCACTGCTGCTGGTGAGTGGTGGCCTTGGGTTGTATGGCCTTAACGTCGCAGGAGAGCGGCTAGCGACGCTTAACAATGATGGCCTGCAAGATGTTATTCGCTTACAGCAAATAGACCAGATCATCGCACAAACGCGTCAGGCCATGATTGAACCAGAGCGCATGGAGCTGATTCAACAGCGCTTTGAGATGGGTGACATGATTGCCAATAGCGCGGCGACGATTGAGTCCGCTTGGCAGCAATACTACTCCCGTGATGTCAACACGACAGCGCTAGCCAGCTCCTTCAATGCTCAGCTGCAAACCTTTTTAGACAATGGCATGTTCCAGGCGGAAACCGTCTTGCAAGCAGAAGACACGTATCAAGTGTTTACCGGTTTGGACGCAGTCATCAGTGTGATGAATAACGAAGGGCGCGAACTTTCAACGATGGTGAACCAGCTCATCGCCGAAAAACAGGTGGCCGCCGAGGTAATGGCCGCTGATGCTGAGCAAGGTCAAACCCGCATGCTAAGCGCTCAGGCCGCTGTACTAGGTGTTGGCGTGCTGGCGCTCATCCTGCTTGGGATGCTGACGTTACGTTCCATTGTTCGGCCACTTAAAAGTGCCTCCCGTTTTACCTTGCAAATCGCGGGCGGAAACCTAGCCGCAAAAGTGCCCCCCCACCAGCGGGATGAGGTTGGGATGCTGATGGAGTCGCTGAACACTATGCGGAAAAGTTTGAGCAGCATTATCAGCGATGTAAAAGGCGGTATTAATGTGGTCACCCCTGCCGCGCGAGATATTGCCAGCGGTAATGAGGCGTTATCGTCTCGTACCGAGCAACAGGCCGCGTCGCTCCAGCAAACCGCATCCAGTATGGAAGAAATGACCACGACCGTGCGTCAAAACAGCGATAACGCTCAAGAAGCACGTCGTCTTGCCGATAACAATGCTAAGCAAGTGACCCAGACCGGGGAGCTCATGTCGCAATTGGTCGAGAATATGCAGCGAATTACCCAAAGCTCGCAAAAAATGACTGACATCATCAATGTGATTGACTCGATTGCTTTTCAAACCAATATCCTGGCACTCAACGCATCAGTAGAAGCCGCCAGGGCTGGTGAGCATGGGCGTGGGTTTGCGGTGGTTGCTGAAGAAGTGCGCAAGCTAGCAGGCAGAAGCGCAAGTGCTTCTCAAGAGATTCGCGTGTTGATTGATGGTTCTAATCAAGAAGTCAATGTGGGCGCTGGGCTGGTCAAGAGAGCCGAAGTGGCGATTAGTGAGGTGGCCGACGCGGCGCGCAATGTTACCCAGATCATGCATGACATTTCGTCAGCGTCAGCAGAACAGAGCCACGGTATCGCTGAAGTGAATCAAGCCGTTGCCGAGATGGATCAAGCGACACAGCAGAATGCCGTTCGTGTTCAGGAAACAGCGCGTGCCGCCGTGGCATTAGAGCAGCAAGCGGGTCTATTGGCCCTGTCGGTTGAGGCGTTTCGTTTGAATCATCAGAGCTCGCCCACAACAGCGCTTAGCACAGCAGCTACTGCTTCTAGGCCGCCAACACTGCTCCCAGATAGACCAACTAAACCGCCTTCGTCGCCAACCACGCGGCAGCTGGCCGCAGTAGAGGAGTGGGAAGAATTTTGA
- a CDS encoding chemotaxis protein CheR, translating to MIDQRERGVDVGQWASGGQIERDLVLTDADFVRIRELIYQRAGIVLAEHKREMVYSRLAKRLRHHGITRFTDYLSRLERQPDAKEWEAFTNALTTNLTAFFREAHHFPLLAEHIKKQQSPVTIWCSAASTGEEPYSIAMTLLETLGPKASQAKVIATDIDTDALSKARAGIYPLEQVRKLDEGRVKRFFQKGTGGHAGLARIRPEVSSLVEFLPLNLLGPQWSVKGPFDAVFCRNIMIYFDKDTQAKILKRFAPLMKPDALLFAGHSENFSYISDAFKLRGQTVYTLAKK from the coding sequence TTGATCGACCAACGCGAGCGGGGAGTTGACGTCGGCCAGTGGGCATCGGGAGGGCAGATCGAACGTGATCTGGTGCTAACCGATGCCGACTTTGTGCGTATACGGGAATTGATTTACCAGCGCGCCGGAATAGTGCTTGCTGAGCATAAGCGTGAAATGGTCTACAGCCGCTTAGCCAAGCGACTGCGTCACCATGGTATTACGCGTTTTACCGACTATTTGTCTCGGTTGGAGCGTCAGCCGGACGCTAAAGAGTGGGAGGCGTTTACCAACGCCTTAACGACCAACCTCACGGCTTTTTTTCGTGAGGCGCACCACTTTCCGCTATTAGCTGAGCACATTAAGAAACAGCAAAGCCCCGTGACTATTTGGTGCTCAGCGGCGTCCACTGGCGAAGAGCCCTACTCGATAGCAATGACGCTGCTAGAAACCTTGGGGCCAAAAGCCTCCCAGGCCAAAGTCATTGCCACCGATATTGACACCGATGCACTCAGTAAAGCGCGTGCCGGTATTTATCCGCTTGAACAGGTGCGTAAATTAGACGAAGGACGGGTTAAGCGATTTTTCCAGAAAGGCACCGGTGGTCATGCAGGTTTGGCACGTATAAGGCCAGAAGTATCATCGTTGGTGGAGTTTTTGCCGCTTAATTTGCTGGGGCCACAGTGGTCGGTAAAAGGCCCTTTTGATGCCGTTTTTTGTCGTAATATTATGATTTATTTCGATAAAGATACCCAGGCCAAGATATTAAAACGGTTTGCCCCGCTAATGAAGCCAGACGCATTACTGTTTGCGGGACACTCGGAAAATTTTTCGTATATCAGCGATGCATTCAAGCTGCGTGGGCAAACGGTTTATACCCTCGCAAAAAAATAA
- a CDS encoding chemotaxis response regulator protein-glutamate methylesterase, translated as MSAAKIKVLCVDDSALIRDLLTEIINSQSDMEVVAVAPDPIAARDLIKQHNPDVLTLDVEMPRMDGLDFLERLMRLRPMPVLMVSSLTQSGSEITLRALELGALDFVAKPSLGIRSGMMEYATEITDKLRAAARSRPRQARHKNAPPPTQLKAPMVSSEKLIIIGASTGGTEAIRSVLEPLPANAPAILITQHMPGGFTRSFAERLDRLCRISVKEATDGERVLPGHAYIAPGDQHLELVRSGANYVVRLNDGPPVNRHRPSVDVLFHSASKHAGKNAIGVILTGMGKDGAVGLLEMREAGAATIAQNEQSCVVFGMPREAIAVGGAVEVVALDDIPSRLMALIAASGRAQRV; from the coding sequence TTGAGCGCAGCCAAAATCAAAGTGTTGTGCGTTGATGACTCGGCGCTGATTCGTGATTTACTAACGGAAATAATCAACTCTCAGTCGGATATGGAAGTCGTTGCCGTCGCGCCAGATCCCATTGCTGCGAGGGATCTGATCAAACAACACAATCCTGATGTGCTGACATTGGACGTAGAAATGCCGCGGATGGATGGTCTTGATTTTCTTGAGCGGTTAATGCGGCTTCGCCCTATGCCGGTACTTATGGTGTCATCGCTGACCCAGAGTGGCTCAGAGATTACTCTGCGTGCGTTAGAGTTAGGCGCCTTGGATTTTGTGGCCAAGCCCAGCTTGGGTATTCGCAGCGGCATGATGGAGTATGCAACTGAAATTACCGACAAGCTTCGCGCCGCTGCCCGCTCGCGCCCTCGCCAAGCCCGCCATAAAAATGCGCCGCCACCCACACAGCTAAAAGCACCCATGGTGTCGAGTGAAAAGCTGATTATCATTGGTGCTTCTACCGGTGGCACAGAGGCAATTCGCTCAGTGCTCGAACCACTGCCGGCGAATGCGCCAGCCATCTTGATTACCCAGCACATGCCGGGTGGTTTTACCCGCTCTTTCGCCGAGCGGCTAGATCGGCTGTGCCGAATTAGCGTAAAAGAAGCCACCGATGGCGAGCGTGTCTTGCCAGGCCATGCCTATATTGCCCCAGGCGATCAGCACCTAGAGCTTGTCCGCAGTGGTGCTAACTATGTCGTGCGCTTAAATGATGGCCCACCGGTCAACCGTCATCGTCCTTCTGTTGATGTGCTGTTTCACTCTGCTTCCAAGCATGCGGGTAAAAACGCCATTGGTGTGATTTTGACCGGCATGGGAAAGGATGGCGCTGTAGGTCTTCTTGAAATGCGTGAGGCCGGGGCGGCCACCATTGCGCAGAATGAACAAAGCTGCGTGGTGTTTGGTATGCCAAGAGAAGCCATCGCCGTTGGGGGAGCCGTCGAAGTGGTTGCTTTAGATGATATTCCATCGCGGTTGATGGCCTTAATTGCCGCTTCAGGGCGTGCTCAGCGGGTATAA
- a CDS encoding methyl-accepting chemotaxis protein — translation MTRSLRHISIHSAVIAALASFVMLIVVLAGISFMADRNAQANLSTYSLISNSQLNEINRADSLLNQGMLAMETASNFLMVGQTRQSNAQVDIALDRIARSEERFERFAATTNDALGEALIDDFRDVLALVKQQHATFETMDINAFNRLRGELVEPLSNLANSATAFVQHGFQQVDSIRGDAEAQGDVFMLVNALAVAIALLVTAFIYIALRRTVIAPLNDAVRRLDKISQADLTEPVPASGKNEVGRLFSAMGTMQQNLTAIVTRVREGSSEIHHGTREIASGNADLSSRTEQQAASIEETAASMEQMTATVKQNADNARQASTLAADASTTAEQGGQVVEQVVQTMHGISTSSQKVADITSVIDSIAFQTNILALNASVEAARAGEQGRGFAVVAGEVRNLASRSADAAKEIKTLIDASVAQIKQGSTLVEQAGTTMSDVVTAVRRVTDIMDEISAASQEQSDGIEQVSQAVGQMDEVTQQNAALVQQASAAAMSLEEQANKLEEAVAVFALLTSQEGVQRQALPASSQVNVPAARPQAATAPSPRRIPEPSHHDEWEAF, via the coding sequence ATGACACGCTCACTGCGTCATATCAGTATTCACTCTGCCGTTATTGCCGCGTTGGCTAGCTTCGTCATGCTGATAGTGGTGTTAGCTGGTATCAGTTTTATGGCAGACCGCAATGCTCAGGCTAACCTGTCAACCTATAGTCTCATCAGTAATAGTCAGCTCAATGAGATTAATCGCGCTGACTCGTTGCTCAATCAGGGGATGCTGGCCATGGAGACGGCATCCAATTTTTTAATGGTCGGTCAAACGCGCCAATCCAATGCCCAGGTCGACATTGCTCTGGATCGAATTGCACGTTCCGAAGAGCGTTTTGAACGCTTCGCTGCGACGACAAACGATGCATTGGGCGAGGCATTGATAGATGACTTTCGCGACGTACTGGCCTTGGTCAAGCAGCAGCATGCGACGTTCGAAACCATGGACATCAATGCTTTTAATCGGCTTCGGGGCGAGCTGGTTGAGCCATTGAGCAATTTAGCCAATAGCGCCACTGCTTTTGTGCAGCATGGTTTTCAGCAGGTAGATAGCATTCGTGGCGACGCTGAAGCGCAAGGCGATGTGTTTATGTTAGTCAATGCGCTTGCCGTGGCAATTGCGCTATTGGTGACTGCGTTCATCTATATAGCATTACGCCGTACGGTCATCGCGCCGTTGAATGACGCCGTAAGGCGACTGGACAAAATTTCCCAGGCTGACTTAACGGAGCCCGTTCCCGCATCAGGCAAAAACGAAGTGGGGCGTCTTTTTTCAGCGATGGGCACGATGCAGCAAAACCTGACGGCGATTGTGACGCGGGTTCGTGAAGGCAGTAGTGAAATTCATCACGGCACGCGAGAGATAGCCAGTGGCAATGCGGATCTGTCATCACGCACTGAGCAGCAGGCTGCTTCGATCGAAGAAACGGCCGCCAGCATGGAACAAATGACGGCCACGGTTAAACAAAATGCCGACAATGCGCGTCAGGCAAGCACGCTGGCAGCAGATGCCTCCACTACTGCCGAGCAGGGGGGCCAAGTGGTCGAGCAGGTAGTGCAGACAATGCACGGTATTTCTACCAGTTCCCAGAAAGTGGCAGATATCACCAGTGTGATCGACTCTATCGCCTTTCAAACCAATATTTTGGCACTCAATGCCTCGGTAGAAGCGGCACGCGCTGGCGAGCAAGGGCGTGGTTTTGCCGTTGTGGCAGGAGAGGTTCGCAACCTTGCCAGCCGCAGTGCCGATGCGGCTAAAGAGATTAAAACACTGATTGATGCCTCCGTTGCACAAATCAAGCAAGGCTCTACGCTGGTAGAGCAAGCGGGCACCACCATGTCCGATGTGGTGACGGCTGTCCGTCGGGTGACCGATATTATGGATGAGATTTCTGCAGCGTCTCAGGAGCAGAGCGATGGCATTGAACAGGTAAGCCAAGCGGTAGGGCAGATGGATGAAGTGACCCAGCAAAATGCAGCGCTGGTTCAGCAAGCCTCCGCGGCGGCTATGTCGCTCGAAGAGCAAGCAAACAAATTAGAAGAGGCGGTGGCTGTCTTTGCTTTGTTAACTAGCCAAGAGGGCGTGCAGCGTCAAGCACTGCCAGCGAGTAGCCAAGTAAACGTGCCTGCTGCCAGGCCGCAGGCAGCCACTGCACCCAGCCCTCGCCGAATCCCAGAGCCTAGCCACCACGATGAGTGGGAAGCGTTCTAG
- the cheY gene encoding chemotaxis response regulator CheY: MADKNMSFLVVDDFPTMRRIVRSLLKELGFTNVDEAEDGQDALNKLRAGNFEFVVSDWNMPNLDGLEMLKEIRQDEALKGLPVLMVTAEAKKENIIAAAQAGANGYVVKPFTAATLEEKLNKIFDKMGK, encoded by the coding sequence ATGGCCGATAAGAACATGAGTTTTCTGGTAGTTGACGATTTTCCCACCATGCGTCGGATCGTTCGCAGCTTGTTGAAAGAGCTAGGTTTTACCAATGTTGATGAAGCAGAAGATGGTCAGGACGCGCTGAATAAGCTGCGTGCGGGTAACTTTGAATTCGTCGTCTCTGATTGGAATATGCCAAACCTGGACGGCTTAGAAATGCTGAAAGAGATCCGCCAGGATGAAGCACTAAAAGGGTTACCCGTATTGATGGTGACCGCGGAAGCCAAAAAAGAGAACATCATCGCGGCCGCTCAAGCGGGCGCTAATGGCTACGTCGTCAAGCCGTTTACAGCAGCCACTCTCGAAGAAAAGCTAAATAAGATCTTCGATAAGATGGGTAAATGA
- the cheZ gene encoding protein phosphatase CheZ: MSQHEQDSATQLSEEAAEDLIFRIGKLTRMLRDNMRELGLDKEIEKAAEAIPDARDRLHYVATMTEQAAERALNAIDRAQPLQDQLSDRAEALDKRWAEWFEAPQELDDAKALVKETRTYLSDVPTIAAATNKELLDIMMAQDFQDLTGQVIKKMMDVIREIEHQLVQVLIDNVPGAHVRESMQRKAEDQWKNDNARRNEELLNGPQVKDNAPDIVTGQDQVDDLLDELGF, from the coding sequence ATGAGTCAGCATGAGCAGGATAGCGCTACCCAGCTATCTGAGGAAGCCGCTGAAGACCTGATCTTTCGCATCGGCAAACTTACCCGCATGTTACGCGACAACATGCGAGAGCTGGGTCTGGACAAAGAGATCGAGAAAGCAGCGGAAGCAATTCCTGACGCGCGTGACCGGTTGCATTACGTCGCTACCATGACTGAGCAGGCGGCTGAACGTGCATTAAACGCCATTGATCGCGCTCAGCCATTGCAAGACCAACTCTCTGACCGTGCTGAAGCGCTCGATAAGCGCTGGGCAGAGTGGTTTGAAGCGCCCCAAGAGTTGGATGATGCCAAAGCCTTGGTAAAAGAGACACGCACCTATCTAAGTGATGTGCCAACCATCGCTGCAGCGACAAATAAAGAACTGCTCGATATTATGATGGCCCAGGATTTTCAAGACCTTACCGGCCAAGTTATCAAAAAGATGATGGATGTCATCCGAGAAATTGAGCATCAGTTGGTGCAGGTGCTGATTGATAACGTGCCGGGTGCTCATGTACGTGAGTCGATGCAGCGTAAGGCAGAAGACCAATGGAAAAATGACAACGCACGTCGTAATGAAGAGCTGTTGAATGGCCCTCAGGTGAAGGACAATGCGCCCGACATCGTGACTGGTCAGGATCAGGTCGACGACTTATTGGACGAATTAGGCTTTTAA
- the flhB gene encoding flagellar biosynthesis protein FlhB: MADNDSDQEKTEEATPRRLDKAREEGQVPRSRELATFLLLLGGVIGLWSMGQMLYDQLGMVMEQAFLFERRHAMESTPMLVNALDLGQRTLFAMLPLFLLLTVIALVAPALLGGWLVSAKSMQPKLSKLNPVKGLKRIFSSQALIELTKAIAKSILVGGIASAFLYANLGKFMGLMNQPIQQALATALNMSALAAGLIVLSLVVVILIDVPFQLWSNAKKLRMSKEEVKREHKESEGDPHVKGRIRQQQQAMARGRMMSKVPDADVIITNPTHYAVALAYKEGSMGAPRLVAKGADVVAARIREIGLEAGVPRLEAAPLARALYHHVDLDAEVPAELYTAVAEVMAWAYRLKQVAQQGGEVPPTPDNLSVPPEMEHSNRDAGGSEAQS, encoded by the coding sequence ATGGCAGATAACGACAGCGATCAGGAAAAGACGGAAGAGGCCACACCCCGACGCTTAGACAAAGCCCGGGAAGAAGGCCAAGTACCCCGGTCTCGAGAACTGGCGACCTTTTTGCTGCTATTGGGCGGTGTAATTGGGCTGTGGAGCATGGGGCAAATGCTCTATGACCAGTTGGGCATGGTGATGGAGCAGGCCTTCTTATTCGAGCGCCGTCATGCCATGGAAAGTACCCCGATGCTGGTCAATGCGCTGGACCTGGGGCAGCGCACACTATTTGCAATGCTGCCGCTGTTCTTGCTGTTGACGGTGATCGCCCTGGTCGCACCCGCATTACTAGGGGGATGGTTAGTCTCGGCAAAATCAATGCAGCCCAAACTGTCGAAGCTAAACCCAGTGAAAGGGTTAAAGCGTATTTTTTCGTCCCAGGCATTGATTGAATTAACCAAAGCGATTGCCAAATCCATCCTGGTCGGCGGCATTGCATCGGCGTTTCTGTACGCCAACCTTGGTAAGTTCATGGGGCTAATGAATCAGCCCATTCAACAAGCATTGGCGACCGCATTGAATATGTCGGCGCTAGCCGCTGGCCTGATCGTTTTATCGCTAGTGGTGGTTATCTTAATTGATGTGCCTTTTCAGCTTTGGAGTAATGCGAAAAAGCTGCGTATGAGCAAGGAAGAGGTTAAGCGAGAGCATAAAGAGTCGGAAGGCGACCCCCACGTCAAGGGGCGTATTCGCCAGCAGCAGCAAGCAATGGCCAGAGGGCGGATGATGAGTAAAGTGCCTGATGCCGACGTTATTATCACCAACCCAACCCACTATGCGGTGGCCCTAGCGTATAAGGAAGGTAGCATGGGCGCCCCGCGGCTAGTGGCCAAAGGGGCCGATGTAGTGGCCGCACGTATCCGCGAAATAGGCTTGGAAGCCGGTGTGCCGCGATTGGAGGCCGCTCCCTTGGCGCGCGCTTTGTATCATCACGTGGATTTAGACGCTGAAGTGCCTGCGGAACTGTATACCGCAGTGGCTGAAGTGATGGCCTGGGCTTACCGCCTGAAGCAGGTCGCACAACAAGGAGGCGAGGTGCCCCCAACCCCAGACAATTTATCGGTCCCTCCCGAAATGGAACATTCCAATCGAGATGCCGGTGGCAGTGAGGCGCAATCATGA